Proteins co-encoded in one Arachis hypogaea cultivar Tifrunner chromosome 13, arahy.Tifrunner.gnm2.J5K5, whole genome shotgun sequence genomic window:
- the LOC112736760 gene encoding histone H3.2, which produces MARTKQTARKSTGGKAPRKQLATKAARKSAPATGGVKKPHRFRPGTVALREIRKYQKSTELLIRKLPFQRLVREIAQDFKTDLRFQSSAVSALQEAAEAYLVGLFEDTNLCAIHAKRVTIMPKDIQLARRIRGERA; this is translated from the coding sequence ATGGCTCGCACAAAGCAGACCGCAAGAAAGTCCACCGGAGGAAAGGCGCCAAGGAAGCAGCTGGCGACAAAAGCTGCAAGGAAATCTGCTCCGGCGACCGGTGGAGTGAAGAAGCCGCACAGGTTCAGGCCAGGGACGGTGGCGCTGAGAGAAATTAGGAAGTACCAGAAGAGCACTGAGCTTCTGATAAGGAAGCTTCCGTTCCAGAGGCTGGTTAGGGAAATCGCACAGGACTTCAAGACTGATCTCCGGTTCCAGAGCAGTGCCGTCTCTGCCCTCCAAGAAGCTGCCGAGGCCTACCTCGTTGGTCTCTTTGAAGACACCAATCTCTGCGCCATTCATGCCAAGAGAGTCACTATTATGCCTAAGGATATTCAGCTTGCTCGCAGGATCAGGGGTGAGAGGGCTTAG
- the LOC112736759 gene encoding mRNA cap guanine-N(7) methyltransferase 1: MKRGYPDSPSSSFGPPQSKRPHTQGDAQFLEDESTKIFARKVADHYSARSNQTLEEREASPIIHLKKLNNWIKSVLIQLYTRRGDAVLDLACGKGGDLIKWDKAKIGYYVGIDIAEGSIKDCRTRYNGDADHHQRRKKFSFPARLLCGDCYEIRLDKVLADDAPFDICSCQFALHYSWSTEARARRALANVSALLRPGGIFIGTMPDANVIIKKLRQAEGLVFGNSVYWIRFDEEFADKKFKSSSPFGIKYTFHLEDAVDCPEWIVPFQVFQKLAEEYDFELVFAKNSHEFVHEYMKKPEFVELMRRLGALGDGNQDQSTLSADEWEAAYLYMSFVLRKRGQPDKTQTSDRKERGSMHIEEQDIMYIGSD; encoded by the exons ATGAAACGAGGATATCCGGATTCTCCTTCATCCTCGTTTGGTCCACCACAATCTAAAAGACCGCATACTCAAG GTGATGCACAATTTCTGGAGGATGAAAGCACAAAGATTTTTGCTAGGAAAGTAGCTGATCATTACAGTGCAAGATCCAACCAGACTCTAGAGGAACGGGAGGCTAGTCCTATAATACATTTGAAGAAACTTAACAACTGG ATTAAGAGTGTCTTAATTCAGCTTTACACCCGTCGGGGAGATGCAGTCCTTGACCTCGCCTGTGGCAAG GGTGGGGATCTTATCAAATGGGACAAGGCCAAAATTGGATATTATGTTGGTATTGACATTGCTGAAGGCTCA ATCAAAGACTGTCGCACACGATATAATGGAGATGCTGACCATCATCAGCGACGTAAAAAGTTTTCATTTCCTGCTCGCCTGTTATGTGGAGATTGCTATGAG ATTCGCTTGGACAAAGTTCTTGCAGATGATGCTCCATTTGATATTTGTAGCTGCCAG tttgcATTGCATTACTCCTGGTCTACGGAGGCTCGTGCCCGGCGAGCATTGGCTAATGTTTCAGCTTTACTTCGCCCAGGAGGCATTTTCATTGGAACTATGCCAGATGCCAATGTGATTATCAAAAAGCTTAGACAAG CTGAAGGGCTGGTATTTGGTAATAGTGTCTACTGGATCCGTTTTGATGAAGAATTTGCTGACAAA AAATTCAAATCTTCCAGCCCCTTTGGAATAAAGTATACATTCCATTTAGAG GACGCTGTTGATTGTCCTGAATGGATTGTCCCCTTTCAAGTATTCCAAAAATTAGCCGAAGAG TATGATTTTGAGCTCGTCTTTGCAAAGAACTCGCACGAATTCGTGCACGAGTACATGAAAAAACCGGAATTTGTAGAGCTCATGCGAAGGCTTGGTGCATTGGGTGATGGCAACCAAGATCAGA GTACACTATCAGCTGATGAATGGGAAGCAGCTTATTTATACATGTCATTTGTATTGAGAAAG CGAGGTCAACCGGACAAAACCCAAACAAGTGATCGAAAAGAGCGAGGATCAATGCACATCGAAGAGCAAGACATAATGTATATTGGCAGTGATTAG
- the LOC112736756 gene encoding uncharacterized protein isoform X2, whose product MDKYLVPLKPSAEKVHPLPRCRWKRSNVELNGRFEPNYCHEMLDLLSRSYSEVGAFPHLYHADETPCESHIQRAITRANGDGNLPSKQGISAVDFDNKGIYLASVTKLGCLTVHDFEALYCQTHKQTCLKEDESKHLLHLSLKRQLDTVRWNPINQDEVVCASVKSSEVLIFDVGYVSSEPIEVLRTRNTATVHGYNGHKGLSDVAFTSNDSWILASDTHGGINVWDRRVKALPSLELTSGSSSTLNSIQINVENQIIFGAGKSGFVYMWDIRGGRASTTFQSHKEMCHPPITSLKLATLLEKIGSLKAQANIVCKEIHSIRFNPCCPYQLAFHLDDGWSGVLDINTLQVTHIHCPPPAWLNDSYLPIDLSYIRKPSWLSTCSIYLVGSSSDSGIHLLDFYPSTSSPSHVHYKEDTDNVSKMNRSQNNQNRFIPLSEGVISCAAHPLYNAIVVGTKKTSLLVISQRRRSNSEED is encoded by the exons ATGGATAAATACTTGGTCCCGTTGAAACCCTCAGCGGAAAAGGTTCATCCTCTTCCtag GTGCCGTTGGAAAAGGAGCAATGTTGAACTGAATGGAAGATTTGAACCTAACTATTGCCATGAGATGCTGGATTTGCTAAGTCGTTCCTACTCTGAG GTGGGTGCTTTTCCGCATCTGTATCATGCAGATGAGACGCCTTGCGAATCGCAT ATCCAACGGGCTATTACCAGAGCAAATGGTGATGGAAATCTTCCATCCAA GCAAGGCATCTCTGCAGTGGACTTTGACAACAAG GGAATATACTTGGCATCTGTGACAAAGTTGGGATGCTTAACAGTTCATGACTTTGAAGCTCTTTATTGTCAGACACATAAACAAACTT GCTTGAAAGAAGACGAAAGCAAGCATTTACTGCATCTCTCACTAAAACGACAACTTGATACTGTTAGATGGAATCCTATTAACCAGGATGAG GTTGTCTGTGCATCTGTAAAAAGTAGTGAAGTACTTATATTTGATGTTGGATATGTATCATCAGAGCCAATTGAA GTGTTGAGGACACGAAATACAGCAACAGTTCATGGGTACAACGGACACAAAGGTCTCTCTGATGTTGCCTTCACGTCAAATGACTCATG GATACTTGCCTCTGATACACATGGTGGGATCAATGTTTGGGATAGAAGAGTGAAAGCTCTACCTTCTCTTGAGCTTACATCTGGTTCATCTAGTACCCTAAACAGCATCCAAATAAATGTTGAAAATCAG ATTATTTTTGGTGCTGGGAAGAGTGGCTTTGTGTACATGTGGGACATTCGTGGCGGAAGAGCATCTACTACTTTTCAGAGTCACAAAGAG ATGTGTCATCCTCCTATAACATCGTTGAAGTTGGCAACATTACTAGAGAAGATTGGATCTTTGAAG GCACAAGCTAATATTGTTTGCAAAGAGATTCATTCTATTCGATTCAATCCATGTTGCCCATATCAGCTAGCATTCCATCTTGATGATGGCTG GTCGGGTGTTTTAGATATTAATACTTTACAAGTTACACACATTCATTGCCCTCCCCCAGCTTGGTT AAATGATTCCTATCTTCCTATAGATCTATCATATATAAGAAAACCTTCATGGTTATCTACATGTTCG ATCTATTTGGTTGGTTCATCATCTGATAGTGGCATTCATCTCTTAGATTTCTACCCTAGTACCAGCTCGCCGAGCCATGTGCATTACAA AGAGGATACTGATAATGTTTCCAAGATGAATAGGAGTCAAAATAATCAAAACAGATTTATTCCTTTATCTGAAGGAGTTATTTCATGTGCTGCACATCCTTTATATAATGCCATCGTAGTAGGAACAAAG AAGACATCTTTGCTCGTGATTTCACAAAGACGAAGGTCAAACAGTGAAGAAGATTAG
- the LOC112736756 gene encoding uncharacterized protein isoform X1 → MDKYLVPLKPSAEKVHPLPRIARCRWKRSNVELNGRFEPNYCHEMLDLLSRSYSEVGAFPHLYHADETPCESHIQRAITRANGDGNLPSKQGISAVDFDNKGIYLASVTKLGCLTVHDFEALYCQTHKQTCLKEDESKHLLHLSLKRQLDTVRWNPINQDEVVCASVKSSEVLIFDVGYVSSEPIEVLRTRNTATVHGYNGHKGLSDVAFTSNDSWILASDTHGGINVWDRRVKALPSLELTSGSSSTLNSIQINVENQIIFGAGKSGFVYMWDIRGGRASTTFQSHKEMCHPPITSLKLATLLEKIGSLKAQANIVCKEIHSIRFNPCCPYQLAFHLDDGWSGVLDINTLQVTHIHCPPPAWLNDSYLPIDLSYIRKPSWLSTCSIYLVGSSSDSGIHLLDFYPSTSSPSHVHYKEDTDNVSKMNRSQNNQNRFIPLSEGVISCAAHPLYNAIVVGTKKTSLLVISQRRRSNSEED, encoded by the exons ATGGATAAATACTTGGTCCCGTTGAAACCCTCAGCGGAAAAGGTTCATCCTCTTCCtag AATTGCAAGGTGCCGTTGGAAAAGGAGCAATGTTGAACTGAATGGAAGATTTGAACCTAACTATTGCCATGAGATGCTGGATTTGCTAAGTCGTTCCTACTCTGAG GTGGGTGCTTTTCCGCATCTGTATCATGCAGATGAGACGCCTTGCGAATCGCAT ATCCAACGGGCTATTACCAGAGCAAATGGTGATGGAAATCTTCCATCCAA GCAAGGCATCTCTGCAGTGGACTTTGACAACAAG GGAATATACTTGGCATCTGTGACAAAGTTGGGATGCTTAACAGTTCATGACTTTGAAGCTCTTTATTGTCAGACACATAAACAAACTT GCTTGAAAGAAGACGAAAGCAAGCATTTACTGCATCTCTCACTAAAACGACAACTTGATACTGTTAGATGGAATCCTATTAACCAGGATGAG GTTGTCTGTGCATCTGTAAAAAGTAGTGAAGTACTTATATTTGATGTTGGATATGTATCATCAGAGCCAATTGAA GTGTTGAGGACACGAAATACAGCAACAGTTCATGGGTACAACGGACACAAAGGTCTCTCTGATGTTGCCTTCACGTCAAATGACTCATG GATACTTGCCTCTGATACACATGGTGGGATCAATGTTTGGGATAGAAGAGTGAAAGCTCTACCTTCTCTTGAGCTTACATCTGGTTCATCTAGTACCCTAAACAGCATCCAAATAAATGTTGAAAATCAG ATTATTTTTGGTGCTGGGAAGAGTGGCTTTGTGTACATGTGGGACATTCGTGGCGGAAGAGCATCTACTACTTTTCAGAGTCACAAAGAG ATGTGTCATCCTCCTATAACATCGTTGAAGTTGGCAACATTACTAGAGAAGATTGGATCTTTGAAG GCACAAGCTAATATTGTTTGCAAAGAGATTCATTCTATTCGATTCAATCCATGTTGCCCATATCAGCTAGCATTCCATCTTGATGATGGCTG GTCGGGTGTTTTAGATATTAATACTTTACAAGTTACACACATTCATTGCCCTCCCCCAGCTTGGTT AAATGATTCCTATCTTCCTATAGATCTATCATATATAAGAAAACCTTCATGGTTATCTACATGTTCG ATCTATTTGGTTGGTTCATCATCTGATAGTGGCATTCATCTCTTAGATTTCTACCCTAGTACCAGCTCGCCGAGCCATGTGCATTACAA AGAGGATACTGATAATGTTTCCAAGATGAATAGGAGTCAAAATAATCAAAACAGATTTATTCCTTTATCTGAAGGAGTTATTTCATGTGCTGCACATCCTTTATATAATGCCATCGTAGTAGGAACAAAG AAGACATCTTTGCTCGTGATTTCACAAAGACGAAGGTCAAACAGTGAAGAAGATTAG
- the LOC112736756 gene encoding uncharacterized protein isoform X3: MLDLLSRSYSEVGAFPHLYHADETPCESHIQRAITRANGDGNLPSKQGISAVDFDNKGIYLASVTKLGCLTVHDFEALYCQTHKQTCLKEDESKHLLHLSLKRQLDTVRWNPINQDEVVCASVKSSEVLIFDVGYVSSEPIEVLRTRNTATVHGYNGHKGLSDVAFTSNDSWILASDTHGGINVWDRRVKALPSLELTSGSSSTLNSIQINVENQIIFGAGKSGFVYMWDIRGGRASTTFQSHKEMCHPPITSLKLATLLEKIGSLKAQANIVCKEIHSIRFNPCCPYQLAFHLDDGWSGVLDINTLQVTHIHCPPPAWLNDSYLPIDLSYIRKPSWLSTCSIYLVGSSSDSGIHLLDFYPSTSSPSHVHYKEDTDNVSKMNRSQNNQNRFIPLSEGVISCAAHPLYNAIVVGTKKTSLLVISQRRRSNSEED, translated from the exons ATGCTGGATTTGCTAAGTCGTTCCTACTCTGAG GTGGGTGCTTTTCCGCATCTGTATCATGCAGATGAGACGCCTTGCGAATCGCAT ATCCAACGGGCTATTACCAGAGCAAATGGTGATGGAAATCTTCCATCCAA GCAAGGCATCTCTGCAGTGGACTTTGACAACAAG GGAATATACTTGGCATCTGTGACAAAGTTGGGATGCTTAACAGTTCATGACTTTGAAGCTCTTTATTGTCAGACACATAAACAAACTT GCTTGAAAGAAGACGAAAGCAAGCATTTACTGCATCTCTCACTAAAACGACAACTTGATACTGTTAGATGGAATCCTATTAACCAGGATGAG GTTGTCTGTGCATCTGTAAAAAGTAGTGAAGTACTTATATTTGATGTTGGATATGTATCATCAGAGCCAATTGAA GTGTTGAGGACACGAAATACAGCAACAGTTCATGGGTACAACGGACACAAAGGTCTCTCTGATGTTGCCTTCACGTCAAATGACTCATG GATACTTGCCTCTGATACACATGGTGGGATCAATGTTTGGGATAGAAGAGTGAAAGCTCTACCTTCTCTTGAGCTTACATCTGGTTCATCTAGTACCCTAAACAGCATCCAAATAAATGTTGAAAATCAG ATTATTTTTGGTGCTGGGAAGAGTGGCTTTGTGTACATGTGGGACATTCGTGGCGGAAGAGCATCTACTACTTTTCAGAGTCACAAAGAG ATGTGTCATCCTCCTATAACATCGTTGAAGTTGGCAACATTACTAGAGAAGATTGGATCTTTGAAG GCACAAGCTAATATTGTTTGCAAAGAGATTCATTCTATTCGATTCAATCCATGTTGCCCATATCAGCTAGCATTCCATCTTGATGATGGCTG GTCGGGTGTTTTAGATATTAATACTTTACAAGTTACACACATTCATTGCCCTCCCCCAGCTTGGTT AAATGATTCCTATCTTCCTATAGATCTATCATATATAAGAAAACCTTCATGGTTATCTACATGTTCG ATCTATTTGGTTGGTTCATCATCTGATAGTGGCATTCATCTCTTAGATTTCTACCCTAGTACCAGCTCGCCGAGCCATGTGCATTACAA AGAGGATACTGATAATGTTTCCAAGATGAATAGGAGTCAAAATAATCAAAACAGATTTATTCCTTTATCTGAAGGAGTTATTTCATGTGCTGCACATCCTTTATATAATGCCATCGTAGTAGGAACAAAG AAGACATCTTTGCTCGTGATTTCACAAAGACGAAGGTCAAACAGTGAAGAAGATTAG
- the LOC112736761 gene encoding IRK-interacting protein, with protein MASTAFNDKNGNPELSRQEIQNAIAKAVELRALHATLMRGNTTSNARFPSPSPVSRPVSHFSAQDYPVFTPSYEDDPLPAYNNQNHLKSLTISDSWDENVLEHTMEAIVPYYKEKSSSRKGLPSGFANIESHICAGADDSKSATSSCANHITVLQASSPANEYLQCRRNSLEDFNSVSSCNQCKPAVITSEFETARTSKSSTSVVPVTDSHSSIQSQQKSKGMISWLFPRLKKKTNKNENSPSRAESEDVSQVLKDLGIMSIESLKKELMEANENRDVALMEVSEMRSSLGELKQKLEYLEGYCEELKKALRQAMQARDSQHLCEQQLNNPQTEKKFDKKGGNLMPVSEEAMVEGFLQIVSESRLSVKQFCKTLINNIDETDQSLTQHLNLLLQPYKLSLSAKYSKAVLYHFEAFINQCLYQDFENCVFQKNGCPKLLDPQQDQRVQFSSFVSLRNLSWNEVLRKGTKYYSEEFSKFCDQKMSCINTTLNWTRPWPEQLLQSFFVAAKCMWLMHLLAFSFNPPLGILRVEENRNFDPHYMEDMCPRSQGPSRVKIMVMPGFFVQDRVLRCKVICRYKSVA; from the exons ATGGCTTCAACTGCTTTCAACGACAAGAATGGAAACCCTGAATTGTCAAGGCAGGAAATTCAGAACGCCATAGCCAAAGCTGTGGAGCTAAGAGCACTTCATGCAACTTTGATGAGAGGGAACACCACATCCAATGCTAGATTCCCTTCACCTTCCCCTGTTTCACGCCCTGTTTCTCATTTCTCTGCTCAAGATTACCCTGTTTTCACCCCA AGCTATGAGGATGATCCACTACCAGCTTATAATAATCAGAACCACTTGAAAAGCCTGACAATTTCAGATAGTTGGGATGAGAATGTTCTAGAACACACCATGGAAGCAATTGTACCATATTACAAGGAGAAATCAAGTTCAAGAAAGGGACTTCCTTCTGGTTTTGCCAACATAGAATCTCACATATGCGCAGGCGCTGATGATAGCAAATCTGCAACCAGTTCTTGTGCAAATCACATAACTGTTCTTCAAGCATCATCACCTGCCAATGAATACTTGCAGTGTAGAAGGAACAGCTTGGAGGACTTCAATTCTGTATCGTCGTGCAATCAATGTAAGCCGGCTGTCATAACAAGCGAATTTGAGACTGCAAGGACCAGCAAGAGTTCCACTAGTGTTGTCCCGGTCACGGATTCTCATTCGTCTATTCAATCTCAACAGAAAAGCAAGGGGATGATTTCTTGGTTGTTTCCTCGGCTAAAGAAGAAGACTAATAAGAATGAGAATTCCCCGAGTCGCGCAGAATCTGAGGATGTTTCTCAGGTTCTTAAGGACTTGGGAATCATGTCTATTGAGTCATTGAAGAAAGAGTTGATGGAAGCAAATGAGAATAGAGATGTGGCCTTAATGGAGGTTTCTGAGATGAGGTCTTCGCTCGGCGAGCTGAAACAGAAACTGGAGTACTTGGAGGGTTATTGTGAGGAGCTTAAGAAAGCCTTAAGGCAAGCAATGCAAGCAAGGGATTCTCAGCATCTTTGTGAACAACAGCTCAATAATCCTCAAACGGAGAAAAAGTTTGATAAAAAGGGAGGAAATTTGATGCCAGTGAGCGAGGAAGCAATGGTAGAAGGATTCTTGCAGATAGTATCAGAGTCAAGATTATCAGTAAAGCAGTTCTGTAAGACTCTTATAAACAACATCGACGAAACTGATCAATCTTTGACACAACATTTGAACTTGCTTCTTCAACCATATAAGCTTTCCTTGAGTGCCAAGTATTCCAAGGCAGTATTATACCACTTTGAAGCTTTCATAAACCAATGTCTCTACCAAGACTTCGAGAATTGCGTGTTCCAAAAGAATGGCTGCCCAAAACTGCTGGATCCGCAGCAGGATCAGCGAGTGCAGTTCTCATCATTTGTTTCCCTTAGGAACTTGAGCTGGAATGAAGTTCTAAGAAAGGGAACAAAGTACTACAGTGAAGAGTTTAGCAAGTTCTGTGACCAAAAAATGAGTTGTATTAACACAACTCTAAATTGGACTAGACCTTGGCCTGAACAACTCCTTCAATCTTTCTTTGTGGCAGCAAAATGCATGTGGTTGATGCATTTGCTTGCATTTTCTTTCAATCCACCATTGGGAATTTTGAGGGTTGAAGAGAATAGAAACTTTGATCCTCATTACATGGAAGATATGTGTCCAAGATCTCAGGGTCCAAGCAGGGTTAAGATCATGGTGATGCCAGGGTTTTTTGTTCAGGATAGGGTCTTGAGGTGTAAAGTTATTTGCAGGTACAAATCTGTAGCCTAA